The Micromonospora sp. WMMD961 genome has a segment encoding these proteins:
- the kynU gene encoding kynureninase, which yields MHTPAQDAHRLAGGEAEAHRLAGGEAEAHRRDEADPGHRHLFHVPPADGGDHPESAYLAGNSLGLQPRATRDELLADLDAWARLGVEGHVEAERAWLPYHELLTGPAARLVGGRPAETVVMNSLTVNLHLLMVSFYRPAGVRTRIVIEDSAFPSDSYAVRSQARFHGLDPDDTVVRLRPRDGETSLRTEDVTDYLAAEGDRVALVLLGGVNYLTGELLDIPAITAAGRAAGAVVGWDLAHAVGNVPLALHDWDVDFAAWCSYKYLNAGPGALAGVFVHERHLGDPDLPRFEGWWSTAAATRFEMTPVSRPPATVEAWQISNPPIFAMGPVRTSLELFDTVGMPVLRARSRRLTGWLESLLDEVVVGRPLRVVTPRDPERRGCQLSVRIGAGSAAELTKRLRYEYGVIADAREPDIIRFAPVPLYSTYLDCWRAAAALAAAVGQEPS from the coding sequence ATGCACACCCCTGCCCAAGACGCCCACCGCCTCGCCGGAGGCGAGGCCGAAGCCCACCGCCTCGCCGGAGGCGAGGCCGAAGCCCACCGCCGGGACGAGGCCGACCCCGGCCACCGGCACCTGTTCCACGTGCCGCCGGCCGACGGCGGTGACCATCCCGAGTCGGCGTACCTCGCCGGTAACTCGCTCGGCCTGCAACCCCGGGCCACCCGCGACGAACTCCTCGCCGACCTGGACGCCTGGGCGCGGCTCGGCGTCGAGGGGCACGTCGAGGCGGAGCGCGCCTGGCTGCCGTACCACGAGCTGTTGACCGGGCCGGCCGCGCGACTTGTCGGCGGCCGGCCCGCGGAGACCGTGGTGATGAACTCACTCACCGTCAACCTGCACCTGCTGATGGTGAGTTTCTACCGCCCGGCCGGCGTCCGCACCCGCATCGTCATCGAGGACTCCGCGTTCCCCTCGGACAGCTACGCCGTGCGCAGCCAGGCCCGGTTCCACGGTCTGGACCCGGACGACACAGTGGTCCGGCTGCGCCCGCGCGACGGCGAGACCTCGCTGCGCACCGAGGACGTGACCGACTACCTGGCCGCCGAGGGCGACCGGGTGGCTCTGGTGCTGCTCGGCGGGGTCAACTACCTCACCGGTGAGCTGCTGGACATCCCGGCGATCACGGCTGCCGGGCGGGCGGCCGGCGCGGTGGTCGGTTGGGATCTGGCCCACGCGGTCGGCAACGTGCCGCTGGCCCTGCACGACTGGGACGTCGACTTCGCGGCCTGGTGCTCCTACAAGTACCTGAACGCAGGGCCGGGTGCCCTGGCGGGCGTCTTCGTGCACGAGCGGCACCTCGGTGATCCGGACCTGCCCCGCTTCGAGGGATGGTGGAGCACCGCGGCGGCCACCCGGTTCGAGATGACCCCGGTTTCCCGACCACCGGCCACTGTGGAGGCATGGCAGATCTCCAACCCGCCGATCTTCGCGATGGGCCCGGTCCGCACGTCGCTGGAGCTGTTCGACACGGTCGGCATGCCAGTGTTGCGGGCCCGCAGCCGGCGACTCACCGGCTGGTTGGAGTCGCTGCTCGACGAGGTCGTCGTCGGCCGGCCACTGCGCGTGGTCACGCCGCGCGACCCAGAACGGCGTGGCTGCCAACTCTCGGTGCGCATCGGGGCCGGCAGCGCCGCCGAGCTGACCAAACGCCTGCGGTACGAGTACGGCGTCATCGCCGACGCCCGTGAACCGGACATCATCCGGTTCGCTCCGGTGCCGCTCTACTCCACGTACCTCGACTGCTGGCGTGCCGCTGCCGCGCTGGCGGCCGCTGTCGGGCAGGAGCCATCATGA
- a CDS encoding tryptophan 2,3-dioxygenase family protein: protein MDQTERRAPNRRATVRPVTPVQRAQQAERTGGEPTLEFADMVPYDAYVQASALHKMQHPLSSDPGEMSFLMVSQIMELYFGLTCHELRETQRLIRADEVWEALAPLRRAKLHLEGLNAAWLGLRWMSPADFNRFRNLLGEASGFQSAMYRQLEFLLGLRDPTLIRPFRRQTEVYAALTTALAAPSLWDDVVGLLARRGFDLPADLLGRDVAVEHDPQPSVEAAWVRIYDDTAPDNHLRMLGEALSAVAEEFGDWRWNHVKAVQRTMGAKVGSGGSAGLAWLQRSMARVVFPELWSARTAM from the coding sequence GTGGATCAGACGGAGCGGCGGGCGCCGAACCGCCGCGCCACGGTGCGACCGGTGACCCCCGTGCAGCGTGCGCAGCAGGCGGAACGCACCGGCGGCGAGCCGACGCTGGAGTTCGCCGACATGGTGCCGTACGACGCGTACGTGCAGGCCAGCGCGCTGCACAAGATGCAGCACCCGCTCAGCAGCGACCCGGGCGAGATGTCCTTCCTCATGGTCAGTCAGATCATGGAGCTGTACTTCGGGTTGACCTGCCACGAGCTGCGGGAGACCCAGCGGTTGATCCGCGCCGACGAGGTCTGGGAGGCGCTGGCCCCGTTGCGCCGGGCCAAGCTGCACCTGGAGGGGCTCAACGCCGCCTGGCTGGGCCTACGTTGGATGAGCCCGGCCGACTTCAACCGGTTCCGCAACCTGCTCGGCGAGGCCTCCGGCTTCCAGTCGGCCATGTACCGGCAGTTGGAGTTCCTGCTCGGGCTGCGCGACCCGACGCTGATCCGACCGTTCCGTCGGCAGACCGAGGTGTACGCCGCGTTGACCACCGCATTGGCCGCCCCGAGCCTCTGGGACGACGTGGTCGGGCTGCTCGCCCGGCGCGGCTTCGACCTCCCGGCCGACCTGCTCGGCCGGGACGTGGCCGTCGAGCACGATCCGCAGCCGTCGGTCGAGGCGGCCTGGGTGCGGATCTACGACGACACCGCCCCGGACAACCACCTGCGAATGCTCGGCGAGGCGTTGAGCGCGGTGGCCGAGGAGTTCGGCGACTGGCGCTGGAACCACGTCAAGGCGGTGCAGCGGACGATGGGTGCCAAGGTCGGCAGCGGAGGCTCCGCCGGCCTGGCGTGGCTGCAACGCAGCATGGCCCGGGTGGTCTTCCCGGAGCTGTGGTCGGCCCGCACCGCGATGTGA
- a CDS encoding Lrp/AsnC family transcriptional regulator: MDDMDWALLRELQADARLSFSELSRRVHLSPPAVAERVRRLEESGVITGYHAHVDLNRAGRTVVALIRMSCYGARCILHDSSVAGWPEILEIHRITGDACSMLKVAAGSIGAFEGVIDRLAPYGQPSSTMVLSSPLGWQPITPLPSTQATPRQR; this comes from the coding sequence GTGGACGACATGGACTGGGCGCTGCTGCGCGAGTTGCAGGCCGATGCGCGGCTCTCCTTCAGCGAGTTGTCCCGACGGGTGCACCTGTCACCACCGGCGGTCGCCGAGCGGGTTCGCCGGCTGGAGGAGTCCGGCGTCATCACCGGCTACCACGCCCACGTCGACCTGAACCGGGCCGGTCGCACCGTGGTCGCCCTGATCAGGATGTCCTGCTACGGCGCGCGGTGCATCCTGCACGACTCGTCGGTCGCCGGCTGGCCGGAGATCCTGGAGATCCACCGGATCACCGGGGACGCGTGCAGCATGCTGAAGGTGGCCGCCGGGTCGATCGGCGCGTTCGAGGGGGTCATCGACCGGCTCGCCCCGTACGGCCAGCCGTCGAGCACGATGGTCCTCTCCTCCCCGCTGGGCTGGCAGCCGATCACCCCGCTCCCGTCGACCCAGGCCACCCCGCGTCAACGCTGA
- a CDS encoding class F sortase has product MRASGRLVARASRRLRRVAGQAGSASVATTDPAAQPLPPRRPAGAPSPLARRRFGTGPGLPVLAVAALMVLIVAMLGVEQVTGVSLLPDRISAGLRPPPKKFPVLSSSRPTSLAIEKIDLQAPVHDVGIAPDGTIAVPDAARAQEAGWYDQGPTPGQYGPAVIVGHVDTTSGPAVFHQLRELRSGDQIEVTRTDQSVAIFEVDSVERFDKGRLPVDEVYGDFSRPSLRLITCGGRWVGGETGYSDNVVVFASLVKARPG; this is encoded by the coding sequence CTGCGCGCGTCCGGCCGGCTGGTGGCCCGCGCGTCCCGCCGGCTGCGTCGGGTCGCCGGGCAGGCCGGGTCGGCCAGCGTCGCCACCACCGATCCGGCCGCCCAGCCGCTGCCACCTCGGCGCCCGGCCGGAGCGCCGTCGCCGTTGGCCCGACGCCGTTTCGGTACCGGCCCGGGGTTGCCGGTGCTGGCCGTCGCCGCGCTGATGGTGCTGATCGTGGCGATGCTCGGCGTCGAGCAGGTGACCGGCGTGAGCCTGTTGCCGGACCGGATCAGCGCCGGCCTGCGGCCGCCGCCGAAGAAGTTTCCGGTGCTGTCGTCGAGCCGCCCGACCAGCCTCGCCATCGAGAAGATCGACCTACAGGCCCCGGTGCACGACGTGGGCATCGCCCCGGACGGCACCATCGCCGTGCCGGACGCGGCCCGCGCCCAGGAGGCCGGCTGGTACGACCAGGGGCCGACCCCCGGCCAGTACGGCCCGGCGGTGATCGTCGGGCACGTCGACACCACCAGCGGGCCGGCGGTCTTCCACCAGCTCCGCGAACTGCGCTCCGGCGACCAGATCGAGGTCACCCGCACCGACCAGAGTGTGGCGATCTTCGAGGTGGACTCGGTGGAGCGGTTCGACAAGGGGCGACTGCCGGTTGACGAGGTGTACGGCGACTTCAGCCGCCCGAGCCTGCGGCTGATCACCTGCGGCGGCCGGTGGGTCGGCGGTGAGACCGGCTACTCGGACAACGTGGTGGTCTTCGCGTCGCTGGTCAAGGCGCGTCCAGGGTGA
- a CDS encoding HNH endonuclease — translation MPDIRPTVGSGALVLNATYEPLCVVSVRRAAILVLSAKAVCVADGDGILHSARDALPVPSVVRLTRFVRVPYRTHVGLSRRAIFARDGWRCAYCRGPAETIDHVFPRSRGGRHAWENVVAACARCNHTKGDKTPAEMGWRLHALPTAPKGTAWRVLGHRAPDPRWADWLDLREPEAAA, via the coding sequence ATGCCTGACATACGACCCACGGTGGGCTCCGGCGCGTTGGTCCTCAACGCCACCTACGAGCCGCTGTGTGTCGTGTCGGTGCGTCGCGCCGCGATCCTCGTCCTCTCCGCCAAGGCCGTCTGCGTCGCCGACGGCGACGGCATCCTGCACAGTGCGCGCGACGCGCTCCCGGTGCCGTCAGTGGTCCGGTTGACGCGCTTCGTCCGGGTGCCGTACAGGACGCACGTCGGGCTGTCCCGGCGGGCGATCTTCGCCCGGGACGGGTGGCGGTGCGCCTACTGCCGGGGCCCGGCCGAGACCATCGACCACGTCTTCCCGCGCAGCCGGGGCGGTCGGCACGCCTGGGAGAACGTGGTCGCCGCGTGCGCCCGCTGCAACCACACCAAGGGTGACAAGACCCCGGCCGAGATGGGGTGGCGGTTGCACGCGCTGCCGACCGCGCCGAAGGGCACCGCCTGGCGGGTCCTCGGGCACCGCGCCCCCGACCCTCGTTGGGCCGACTGGTTGGATCTGCGCGAGCCCGAGGCCGCCGCCTGA
- a CDS encoding mechanosensitive ion channel family protein: MRYEDRVSAASVTPLALSDTVSVNCQGSTSCEFLYELTRSAWFAEGSYWILLKPLRVLLILALAMVARWAVHRTINRLVRTTTDGAVPTMLRPLRERVPSAAVDPAEFVPERRRQRAEAIGSVLRSLTTAFVFGIALLMILREFSFDLAPLLASAGIAGVALGFGAQSLVKDLIAGLFMLIEDQYGVGDNVDLGEAMGVVEAVGLRVTTVRDGRGVLWYIRNGEIIRVGNKSQGWALVVVDLPIGFNSTEEATAVLRTAAASLAVDPELSPEIVEAPEVLGVEQVTVDGAVIRTVVKTTADGQFAVGRELRRRLAEALENSGITAQIAAARIFPGLPTRPLSDNETGQGGAT, translated from the coding sequence TTGCGGTACGAAGACAGGGTGAGTGCCGCCAGCGTGACGCCCCTCGCCCTGTCCGACACCGTCTCGGTGAACTGCCAGGGCAGCACCTCCTGCGAATTCCTGTACGAGCTGACCAGGTCGGCCTGGTTCGCCGAGGGCAGTTACTGGATCCTGCTCAAGCCGCTGCGGGTGCTGCTGATCCTGGCACTGGCGATGGTGGCCCGCTGGGCGGTGCACCGGACGATCAACCGGCTGGTCCGGACGACCACCGACGGTGCGGTGCCGACGATGTTGCGTCCCCTGCGCGAACGGGTGCCGAGCGCTGCGGTCGACCCGGCCGAGTTCGTGCCCGAGCGGCGACGGCAGCGGGCCGAGGCGATCGGTTCCGTGCTGCGCAGCCTGACCACCGCGTTCGTCTTCGGCATCGCGCTGCTGATGATCCTGCGCGAGTTCAGCTTCGACCTGGCTCCCCTGCTGGCCAGCGCGGGGATCGCCGGCGTGGCGCTGGGCTTCGGCGCGCAGAGCCTGGTCAAGGACCTGATCGCCGGCCTCTTCATGCTCATCGAGGACCAGTACGGCGTGGGTGACAACGTCGACCTGGGTGAGGCGATGGGTGTGGTCGAGGCGGTCGGTCTGCGCGTCACCACCGTGCGCGACGGTCGCGGGGTGCTCTGGTACATCCGCAACGGCGAGATCATCCGGGTGGGCAACAAGAGCCAGGGTTGGGCCCTCGTGGTGGTGGACCTGCCGATCGGTTTCAACAGCACCGAGGAGGCCACCGCCGTCCTGCGGACCGCCGCGGCCTCATTGGCGGTGGACCCGGAGCTGTCGCCGGAGATCGTCGAGGCGCCGGAGGTGCTGGGTGTCGAGCAGGTGACTGTGGACGGGGCGGTCATCCGGACGGTGGTGAAGACGACCGCGGACGGGCAGTTCGCGGTGGGCCGGGAGCTGCGTCGGCGGCTCGCGGAGGCGCTGGAGAACTCGGGGATCACCGCGCAGATCGCCGCCGCCCGCATCTTTCCCGGGTTGCCGACCCGGCCGTTGTCGGACAACGAGACTGGTCAGGGCGGCGCCACCTGA
- a CDS encoding MFS transporter: MEATVPDERPSVEGPATFREVFAQREFRAVFVAGALSWVGDYVAKAAVTLLVYQQTRSVALSAAAFAVSFLPWLLGGPVLAALAERYPYRRVMVACDLIRMALMLLIAIPTLPYQAVLVLIFAATLANPPSQAAKSALMPQMLAGDRLVLGLSLNSSVGQAAQIIGYVFGAAVASINPEVALLFNAATFGLSALLVRLGVRHRPASMAPAHRSHLLRETRQGFTIVFGTPVLRAIAVLVFSAMLFSIVPEGLAAAWANEGARDDVNRGAAQAVIMVANPIGFILGGLLVSRLFAPARRMKLMRPLAVLAPLVLVPSLLDPPPLVVALLAALCGFAVAGMLPMANGLFVQALPNGFRARAFGVMATGVQVIQGLAVLVTGLLAERIPIPVVVGLWSAAGVVLMAVAALSWPDRQTVDDAIAAAAAANAETPRAMGRPDDGGTASAPEPRSGEGHRRHAVT; the protein is encoded by the coding sequence ATGGAGGCGACGGTGCCCGACGAGCGACCTTCCGTGGAAGGCCCAGCCACATTCCGCGAGGTGTTCGCCCAGCGCGAGTTTCGGGCCGTCTTCGTTGCTGGCGCTCTCTCCTGGGTCGGCGACTACGTCGCGAAGGCCGCCGTCACCCTGCTGGTCTACCAGCAGACCCGGTCCGTCGCGCTCTCCGCGGCGGCCTTCGCGGTCAGCTTCCTGCCCTGGCTGCTCGGCGGTCCCGTGCTCGCCGCCCTTGCCGAGCGGTACCCGTACCGACGGGTGATGGTGGCGTGTGACCTCATCCGGATGGCGTTGATGCTGCTCATCGCCATCCCGACCCTGCCGTACCAGGCGGTGTTGGTGCTGATCTTCGCCGCCACGCTGGCCAACCCGCCGAGCCAGGCGGCGAAGTCCGCGCTGATGCCGCAGATGCTCGCCGGGGACCGGCTGGTGCTCGGGCTGTCACTGAACAGCAGCGTCGGGCAGGCCGCCCAGATCATCGGGTACGTGTTCGGCGCCGCCGTCGCCTCGATCAACCCAGAGGTCGCGTTGCTGTTCAACGCGGCGACGTTCGGCCTCTCGGCGCTGCTCGTCCGCCTCGGCGTACGGCACCGGCCGGCGTCCATGGCCCCCGCGCACCGCAGCCACCTGCTGCGGGAGACCCGCCAGGGGTTCACCATCGTCTTCGGCACTCCGGTGTTGCGGGCGATCGCCGTGCTGGTGTTCAGCGCCATGCTCTTCTCGATCGTCCCCGAAGGCCTCGCTGCGGCCTGGGCCAACGAAGGCGCCAGGGACGACGTGAACCGGGGTGCGGCCCAAGCGGTGATCATGGTGGCCAACCCGATCGGTTTCATCCTCGGCGGGTTGCTGGTGAGTCGGCTCTTCGCGCCGGCCCGCCGGATGAAGCTGATGCGGCCGCTCGCGGTGCTGGCCCCGCTCGTGCTGGTGCCGTCGCTGCTCGACCCGCCACCGCTGGTGGTGGCACTGCTGGCCGCCCTCTGCGGGTTCGCGGTCGCCGGCATGCTGCCGATGGCCAACGGGCTGTTCGTCCAGGCCCTGCCCAACGGCTTCCGCGCCCGCGCTTTCGGTGTGATGGCCACCGGTGTCCAGGTCATCCAAGGGCTCGCGGTGCTGGTCACCGGGCTACTCGCCGAGCGGATCCCCATCCCGGTGGTGGTCGGGCTCTGGAGCGCGGCCGGCGTGGTGCTCATGGCGGTGGCCGCGCTCAGCTGGCCGGACCGGCAGACGGTGGACGACGCGATCGCCGCAGCCGCGGCGGCCAACGCCGAGACGCCACGCGCCATGGGTCGCCCCGACGACGGGGGCACGGCCAGCGCTCCTGAGCCGCGTTCCGGCGAGGGCCACCGCCGCCACGCGGTCACCTGA
- a CDS encoding globin, which translates to MTLFEAVGGEPTFRRLVDEFYAGIATDPLLRPMYPEEDLGPAADRMTLFLMQYWGGPNTYSAQRGHPRLRMRHAPFRIGAAERDAWLRNMRRAVDRLDLEPEIAATLWDYLERAAYFMVNVEDDPATGV; encoded by the coding sequence ATGACCCTCTTCGAAGCGGTCGGCGGCGAGCCCACCTTCCGCAGGCTGGTCGACGAGTTCTACGCCGGTATCGCCACCGATCCCCTGCTGCGGCCGATGTATCCGGAGGAGGACCTGGGGCCGGCCGCGGATCGGATGACCCTGTTCCTGATGCAGTACTGGGGCGGCCCCAACACGTACTCCGCCCAGCGCGGCCACCCTCGGTTGCGGATGCGGCACGCGCCCTTCCGGATCGGCGCGGCCGAGCGGGACGCCTGGCTGCGGAACATGCGCCGCGCGGTGGATCGGCTCGACCTGGAGCCGGAGATCGCCGCGACGCTCTGGGACTACCTGGAGCGGGCCGCGTACTTCATGGTCAACGTCGAGGACGACCCGGCCACCGGCGTCTGA
- a CDS encoding YbjN domain-containing protein — MPWWSWRPGPADGGDPETRSGITMESAVRIGPPSPRQPGDDCPASERPALAEMPATVEPVSLRRVCDALDLLDVRYLADGDGNLLAMWERHAVLVTLEGPEDEILVMRARPHATVPPDWADRAYRVVNEWNHTRRFCKAYIGDPTERGQLPIYAELQVPLGAGTHDALLVEMLDCGAAVATSFVDWLHDEGALL; from the coding sequence ATGCCGTGGTGGTCATGGCGCCCCGGTCCCGCCGACGGCGGCGATCCGGAAACCCGAAGCGGGATCACGATGGAGAGCGCGGTCCGAATCGGGCCGCCCAGCCCTCGCCAGCCGGGGGACGACTGCCCGGCCAGCGAGCGGCCCGCGCTGGCGGAGATGCCCGCCACCGTCGAGCCGGTGAGTCTGCGCCGGGTCTGCGACGCACTCGACCTGCTCGACGTGCGCTATCTGGCCGACGGCGACGGCAACCTGCTGGCCATGTGGGAGCGGCACGCCGTGCTGGTCACCCTCGAAGGGCCGGAGGACGAGATCCTGGTCATGCGGGCACGCCCACACGCCACGGTCCCGCCGGACTGGGCCGACCGGGCGTACCGGGTGGTCAACGAGTGGAACCACACCCGCCGGTTCTGCAAGGCGTACATCGGCGACCCGACCGAACGTGGGCAGTTGCCGATCTACGCGGAGCTCCAGGTGCCACTCGGCGCCGGCACCCACGACGCGCTGTTGGTCGAGATGCTCGACTGCGGCGCGGCGGTGGCCACCAGCTTCGTGGACTGGCTGCACGACGAGGGCGCACTGCTCTGA
- a CDS encoding thioesterase family protein produces the protein MSDRFVYHCTLRWSDLDAYGHVNNSRFLTLYEEARVALMFAGGRAWGVGSFADGVVIRRHEVDYLRPVDYALGRATAEAAPTVRIELWVEEIRASRFTVAYELYDGEVLASRARSVLVPFDLTRQVPRRITAEEREFLLTYAPQGGGVR, from the coding sequence GTGTCTGACCGGTTCGTCTACCACTGCACGCTGCGCTGGTCCGACCTGGACGCGTACGGCCACGTCAACAACTCGCGCTTCCTCACGCTGTACGAGGAGGCGCGGGTGGCGTTGATGTTCGCCGGCGGCCGGGCCTGGGGGGTCGGCTCGTTCGCCGACGGGGTGGTGATCCGCCGGCACGAGGTCGACTACCTGCGCCCGGTCGACTACGCGTTGGGTCGGGCCACCGCGGAGGCGGCGCCCACCGTCCGGATCGAGTTGTGGGTGGAGGAGATCCGGGCCTCCCGGTTCACCGTCGCCTACGAGCTGTACGACGGTGAGGTGCTGGCCAGCCGCGCCCGCTCGGTGCTGGTGCCGTTCGACCTGACCCGCCAGGTGCCCCGGCGGATCACCGCGGAGGAGCGGGAGTTCCTGCTGACGTACGCGCCGCAGGGCGGGGGTGTGCGATGA
- the ettA gene encoding energy-dependent translational throttle protein EttA: MAQYIYVLEKARKAHGDKVVLDNVTLSFLPGAKIGVLGPNGAGKSSLLKIMAGLDKPSNGEARLMPGYTVGMLAQEPPLNEAKTVLGNVEEAVAETKAKLERFNKIAEQMATDYSDELMEEMGKLQEELDHLDAWDVDSKLELAMDALRCPPPDADVTQLSGGERRRVALCKLLLEAPDLLLLDEPTNHLDAESVSWLEQHLAKYAGTVMAITHDRYFLDNVANWILELDRGRTYPYEGNYSTYLEKKAARLAVEGRRDAKMKKRLTEELEWVRSNAKARQTKSKARLDRYDEMATEAEKTRKLDFEEIQIPPGPRLGNTVIEAKNLSKGFGDRLLIDNLSFSLPRNGIVGIIGPNGVGKTTLFKTIVGLEEPTAGSVRVGETVSLSYVDQNREGLNGDKTVWEVVSDGLDYLMVGKVEMPSRAYIAAFGFKGPDQQKPTKVLSGGERNRLNLALTLKIGGNVILLDEPTNDLDVETLSSLENALLEFPGCAVVISHDRMFLDRVATHILAWEGDDQDPSRWFWFEGNFEAYEKNKIDRLGAEAARPHRVTYRKLTRD; this comes from the coding sequence GTGGCCCAGTACATCTACGTCCTGGAAAAGGCGCGCAAGGCGCACGGCGACAAGGTCGTGCTCGACAACGTCACGTTGAGCTTCCTGCCGGGAGCCAAGATCGGTGTGCTCGGTCCGAACGGCGCCGGCAAGTCCAGCCTCCTCAAGATCATGGCAGGGCTGGACAAGCCGAGCAACGGCGAGGCCCGGCTCATGCCCGGCTACACCGTCGGCATGCTCGCCCAGGAACCCCCGCTCAACGAGGCCAAGACCGTGCTCGGCAACGTCGAGGAGGCGGTCGCCGAGACCAAGGCCAAGCTGGAGCGGTTCAACAAGATCGCCGAGCAGATGGCGACCGACTACTCCGACGAGCTGATGGAGGAGATGGGCAAGCTCCAGGAGGAGCTGGACCACCTCGACGCCTGGGACGTCGACTCCAAGCTCGAACTGGCGATGGACGCGCTGCGCTGCCCGCCGCCGGACGCCGACGTGACCCAGCTCTCCGGTGGTGAGCGCCGCCGGGTCGCGCTCTGCAAGCTGCTGCTGGAGGCGCCCGACCTGCTGCTGCTCGACGAGCCCACCAACCACCTGGACGCGGAGAGCGTCTCCTGGCTGGAGCAGCACCTGGCGAAGTACGCCGGCACCGTCATGGCGATCACCCACGACCGGTACTTCCTCGACAACGTGGCCAACTGGATCCTCGAACTGGACCGTGGCCGCACCTACCCGTACGAGGGCAACTACTCCACCTACCTGGAGAAGAAGGCCGCCCGGCTGGCCGTCGAGGGCCGCCGCGACGCCAAGATGAAGAAGCGCCTCACCGAGGAGCTGGAGTGGGTCCGCTCCAACGCCAAGGCCCGGCAGACCAAGTCGAAGGCCCGCCTCGACCGGTACGACGAGATGGCCACCGAGGCGGAGAAGACCCGCAAGCTCGATTTCGAGGAGATCCAGATCCCGCCGGGCCCGCGCCTGGGCAACACGGTGATCGAGGCGAAGAACCTCAGCAAGGGCTTCGGTGACCGGCTGCTGATCGACAACCTGTCGTTCTCGCTGCCGCGCAACGGCATCGTCGGCATCATCGGCCCCAACGGCGTCGGCAAGACCACCCTGTTCAAGACCATCGTCGGGCTGGAGGAGCCGACCGCCGGGTCGGTGCGCGTCGGCGAGACGGTCTCCCTGTCGTACGTCGACCAGAACCGCGAGGGCCTCAACGGCGACAAGACCGTCTGGGAGGTCGTCTCCGACGGGCTGGACTACCTGATGGTGGGCAAGGTCGAGATGCCGTCGCGGGCGTACATCGCCGCGTTCGGCTTCAAGGGGCCGGACCAGCAGAAGCCGACGAAGGTGCTCTCCGGTGGTGAGCGCAACCGGCTCAACCTGGCGCTGACCCTGAAGATCGGCGGCAACGTGATCCTGCTCGACGAGCCGACGAACGACCTGGACGTGGAGACGCTGTCCAGCCTGGAGAACGCCCTGCTGGAGTTCCCCGGCTGCGCCGTGGTCATCTCGCACGACCGGATGTTCCTGGACCGTGTCGCCACCCACATCCTGGCCTGGGAGGGCGACGACCAGGACCCGTCCAGGTGGTTCTGGTTCGAGGGCAACTTCGAGGCGTACGAGAAGAACAAGATCGACCGCCTCGGCGCGGAGGCCGCCCGACCGCACCGGGTGACGTACCGCAAGCTGACCCGCGACTGA